The sequence AGGAGTCGATGATTAGCGTGCGAAAGTTATGGTTGAAAAGTCCATTGTCGGGATCGAATTTCACATCACATAGCCGGGCCAGTTCCGCGATTTTCTCTTTCGGACCCGTCAGGAAACTCCAATGTGCCGGATCGTATTGGTAGGATGCGCCATATGCTTTCAACACCTCGGGAGTGTCGCGAGCAGGATCAAAAGTGACGGAGAGAAGGTGCCAGTTTGTCGGGGCATTTTCCATGGTTCTCAACTTGCGCTCTACTTCTTCGAAGTTTCGCGACAGGCGCGGGCAAAACTCTGGAATGGGACAGCGCGTGAAGAAAAATGTCAGTGCAATGGCCTGGCCCCGGAAATCCGAAAGACTGACTTGCTGCCCAAGTTCATTCGTGAATTTGTAGTTTCGCAGCGGGTTTTGAGAGCCGACGGTTGCTGCGGAGTTGGTTTTTACTTCGGGCTCGAAATCGGTTTTAGACAAAGTGGGAGGGCCGCTTGCCGCGGACTGGGAAGTGTCGAATGACTGGATGTGATCCACCCAACTTTCGGTTTCGGTGACGTGCAATTGAAAGGTGATCTTCTCGCCTATTGCCACATTGGTCAGGATCGCAGGATCTTTCACCCTGAACGGCATCGTCATGGCCTCCATGAAATTGGGAATATCTTCATGGGCTATGACGAGTTGATGTTCGCCCGGCTTAACTGCTTTTAAGACGCCACGAACATAGTAATTCGTTGTGCCGGCTTGAGCTGAAGTCAGTGGAAGAATTCCAGCGAAACCCAAAATCAAAAAGGCAAGCCACGGCAGCCGCAGGTGGCATTTCCAAAACTGCACATGCCTCATATTTGCAATCACAGTCTTGAACAACATTTTGAGCATGTCATTAGATTTACTAATGCCGATGATTATATCATAGAATCACTGGATGTAAAATTAAAATTGTTCCCCCAATCCGTTCTCTTTTCGGAGATGGTAGCTGTCCTCACCGCAACCGGTGGTTGCTGGCTGAAGTTGTTGTATTATTTAATTGCCTTCTCCACCAGTGATCGGCGGTTCATGCCCTTTCCGCCTTGGATGGTGAACATGCAGGCAGAACCTTGGCACGTGTAAAGGATGGTTAAGCGCATCTTTTTTCCAGGCGACGGATCCGTGTACATTTCCCGCGCATTGACCATGAACCCGTCAGTCCGGGTGTGCAATAATTCAGTCACGCGCTCCGTAACATCTGAAAAATTTTTCCTCATGCTGAACGCTGCAGATTGGACCGTAGTACCTGAGTTGTTCGTGCCAGCCGCTGGTGGGAGCTTTGCCTCTTACTGGTAACTCGCGCGATGACACCGTTGCGGACACGCAGCGGCGTTGCTGTTCAGGAAGCGGCAGCGCATCAGGACGCAGCCGCTTCCGCCCCATCCATCACGGCAAGGCCAGACGGTAGAACACGCTGCCATTGGCCGGGTCAATTGGAACAACGACGTGATTAGTAGCGGTCGAATTCGGCACATCAACCCAGTTCCCGCCAAGACTGTTGGTCTGGGCTTGCAGACGCCCGCCTGCGATTGACCAGGAGATGTCGAGGTTGTTGCTTGATAGGTTGGCCACCAGCTGGCGCAGAGGGGCTATTTTGTAAACGATCCCGCCGGTCCCATTTGCCGAGGTGTTGGTTACAAGCGCGTACAACTCGCCATCCGCATCCTGCCCAAAGCCATGCACGGTGAGGCCGTTCGGCAAAACTGCCGAACCGCCAAACTGGGGCAATGGAAATGCCTTGATCAGACCGGTCTGAAGATCGGCGTAAAAGATACGGCCATCCGCCCGCACGGGAGCTGTTTTCAAGGCCAGATCGCCGAAGATATATTTCCCATACAACTCCGGGATCGCGGTGCCGCGATAAACGAAACCACCGGTGATGGAGATGCCATCATTGTGATCGTATTCCAGTGTCCCCAAGGTGCCGGAAATCGGGTCGATGAAGCCCGAGGGACTTCCCGGGCTGCGATTTCCTGGCGGAGCCCCGATGGTGCCAGCGGCCCCGGCCGGACCGTTGGTGCGGTTGAAAAGGAAATCTCCTTCCTTGATCGGCCAGCCATAATTGCCGCCCATCACGATGCGATCAATCTCCTCGACGTTGTT comes from Pedosphaera parvula Ellin514 and encodes:
- a CDS encoding SCO family protein, which produces MLKMLFKTVIANMRHVQFWKCHLRLPWLAFLILGFAGILPLTSAQAGTTNYYVRGVLKAVKPGEHQLVIAHEDIPNFMEAMTMPFRVKDPAILTNVAIGEKITFQLHVTETESWVDHIQSFDTSQSAASGPPTLSKTDFEPEVKTNSAATVGSQNPLRNYKFTNELGQQVSLSDFRGQAIALTFFFTRCPIPEFCPRLSRNFEEVERKLRTMENAPTNWHLLSVTFDPARDTPEVLKAYGASYQYDPAHWSFLTGPKEKIAELARLCDVKFDPDNGLFNHNFRTLIIDS